In the genome of Pelecanus crispus isolate bPelCri1 chromosome 17, bPelCri1.pri, whole genome shotgun sequence, one region contains:
- the KLHDC8A gene encoding kelch domain-containing protein 8A, with protein MELANTKDFQWKSLAPLPSCRVYSTLVEAGGQVFAIGGCDDNGIPMDCFEVYSPEADQWTSLPPMPTARAGVAVATLGKRIMVIGGVGVNQMPLKIVEMYNIDEGKWKKRNSLREAAMGISVTAKDYRVYAAGGMGSDLRPHNYLQHYDMLKDIWVSLAAMPTPRYAATSFLRGTKIYVLGGRQSKYAINAFEVFDTETRSWTKFPNIPNKRAFSSFVPTEDKLFSLGGLRQGRLYRQPKFMRTVDMFDMEQGGWMKVERSFYLKKRRADFVAGYLKGRVVVAGGLGNQPTVLESVEAFHPEKNKWESLPPMPTPRCACSSIVVRNCLLAVGGVSQGLSSAVEALCLSDS; from the exons CCAAGCTGCAGGGTCTACTCGACCCTCGTGGAAGCTGGCGGGCAGGTGTTTGCCATCGGGGGCTGCGATGATAACGGCATCCCCATGGACTGCTTCGAGGTCTACTCCCCCGAGGCCGACCAGTGGACCTCGCTGCCCCCCATGCCCACGGCCCGGGCAGGGGTGGCCGTGGCCACCTTGGGCAAGCGGATCATGGTGATAGGAGGGGTCGGGGTGAATCAGATGCCGCTGAAGATAGTGGAGATGTACAACATAGATGAGGGCAAGTGGAAGAAGAGGAACTCGCTGAGAGAGGCAGCCATGGGCATCTCGGTGACGGCAAAAG ACTACAGAGTCTATGCGGCTGGTGGGATGGGATCTGACCTGCGGCCGCACAACTACCTGCAGCATTATGACATGCTCAAGGACATCTGGGTGTCGCTGGCGGCCATGCCCACACCCAGGTACGCTGCCACATCCTTCCTGCGAGGCACCAAGATCTACGTGCTGG gtgGAAGGCAGTCCAAGTACGCTATCAACGCCTTTGAGGTCTTTGACACAGAGACCAGGTCGTGGACCAAGTTTCCCAACATCCCCAACAAAAGGGCCTTCTCCAGCTTCGTGCCCACAGAAGACAAACTCTTCAGTCTCGGGGGCCTGCGGCAGGGACGGCTCTACCGGCAGCCCAAGTTCATGAGGACCGTGGACATGTTTGACATGGAACAAG GTGGCTGGATGAAGGTGGAGCGCTCCTTCTACCTGAAGAAAAGGCGAGCAGACTTCGTGGCTGGCTACCTGAAAGGCAGAGTCGTCGTGGCTGGGGGACTag GAAACCAGCCAACCGTCCTGGAGTCCGTGGAGGCCTTCCACCCCGAGAAGAACAAGTGGGAGAGCCTGCCGCCCATGCCCACCCCACGCTGCGCCTGCTCCAGCATCGTGGTCCGGAACTGCCTGCTGGCCGTCGGCGGGGTGAGCCAGGGCCTGAGCAGTGCCGTGGAGGCCCTGTGCCTCTCCGATTCCTAG